Proteins encoded within one genomic window of Gallus gallus isolate bGalGal1 chromosome 1, bGalGal1.mat.broiler.GRCg7b, whole genome shotgun sequence:
- the CPB2 gene encoding carboxypeptidase B2, with amino-acid sequence MMYLLFFTLFIWIQEKHAFILPRDEVLWALPKTDKQAEDLQSFLNTTEVILWQPVVVENIQKDQEVHFYVSASNTNRIKAGLRQLTISHKVLMRDVQGLIEKQTLNDTANPRSSSSYYENYHSMTEIYHWMEEIVRVHSDLLEKIYIGSSYEKRPLYVLKLSKRQGNPKSAIWIDCGIHAREWISPAFCLWFIGHAIHLRERDQIMTTLLEHFDFYVMPVMNVDGYEYTWSKPSNRLWRKSRSSHSNSGCIGTDMNRNFDAHWCGRGASPNECYETYCGPYPESEPEVKAVARFIRDHKDIIKAYITMHSYSQLVLFPYSYTTDKSKDHDELESLAKKAANAIRRTTKKIYTPGPGARTIYLAPGGSDDWAYDLGIKYSFTIELRDTGTYGFLLPSAQIRPTCIEALSAVREIARHVLQNL; translated from the exons ATGATGTACTTGCTCTTTTTTACTCTATTTATCTGGATTCAAGAGAAGCATGCCTTCATACTTCCAAG AGATGAAGTTTTGTGGGCTTTAccaaaaacagacaaacaggCTGAAGACCTTCAGAGTTTTCTGAACACCACCGAG GTCATTCTCTGGCAACCTGTTGTGGTTGAAAACATCCAGAAGGACCAAGAAGTCCACTTCTATGTCAGTGCATCCaatacaaacagaataaaagctGGTTTAAGGCAACTGACCATCTCACACAA agttTTGATGAGAGATGTTCAAGGACTGATTGAAAAGCAGACACTCAATGACACAGCCAACCCACGCAGTTCTTCATCGTATTACGAAAACTACCATTCTATGACAGAA ATCTATCACTGGATGGAAGAAATAGTGAGAGTTCATTCTGATCTACTTGAGAAAATTTATATTGGATCATCATATGAAAAACGACCACTTTATGTCTTGAAG CTTTCTAAAAGGCAGGGGAACCCCAAAAGTGCTATATGGATTGACTGTGGTATTCATGCTAGAGAATGGATTTCTCCGGCTTTCTGCCTGTGGTTCATAGGCCAT GCAATCCATTTGCGTGAGAGAGATCAGATCATGACAACGCTTCTGGAGCACTTCGATTTCTATGTCATGCCCGTGATGAATGTGGATGGCTATGAGTACACCTGGAGCAAACCCTCT AATCGGCTGTGGAGAAAGAGCCGCTCATCGCACAGTAACAGTGGCTGCATTGGTACTGACATGAACAGGAATTTTGATGCACACTGGTGTG GTAGAGGAGCATCCCCCAATGAGTGCTATGAGACATACTGTGGACCCTATCCAGAGTCTGAACCTGAAGTGAAAGCCGTGGCTCGCTTTATCAGAGATCACAAAGATATCATAAAAGCATACATAACAATGCACTCTTACTCCCAGCTGGTATTGTTTCCATATTCTTACACAACGGACAAAAGCAAAGACCACGATGAGCTG GAAAGTCTGGCAAAGAAAGCAGCTAATGCTATAAggagaacaacaaagaaaatttaTACACCTGGTCCTGGTGCACGAACAATTT ATTTAGCTCCTGGAGGTTCAGATGACTGGGCTTATGATCTTGGCATTAAATATTCTTTTACCATTGAGCTTCGGGACACAGGAACTTATGgatttttgcttccttctgcacAAATTAGGCCAACCTGCATAGAAGCACTTTCTGCTGTCAGAGAGATTGCTCGACATGTTCTTCAAAATTTGTAA